The Vicia villosa cultivar HV-30 ecotype Madison, WI linkage group LG1, Vvil1.0, whole genome shotgun sequence genome includes a region encoding these proteins:
- the LOC131645196 gene encoding auxin response factor 1, with product MASNQMSATTPAGATNDALYKELWHACAGPLVTLPREGERVYYFPQGHMEQLEASMNQGLEQQMPSFNLPSKILCKVVNIHLRAEPETDEVYAQITLLPESDQSEVTSPDDPLPEPPRCTVHSFCKTLTASDTSTHGGFSVLRRHADDCLPPLDMTQQPPWQELVATDLHGNEWHFRHIFRGQPRRHLLTTGWSVFVSSKKLVAGDAFIFLRGENGELRVGVRRLMRQQSNMPSSVISSHSMHLGVLATASHAISTGTLFSVFYKPRTSRSEFIVSINKYLEARNHKLSVGMRFKMRFEGDEVPERRFSGTIVGVEDNKSSIWANSEWRSLKVQWDEPSSILRPDRVSPWELEPLLSTPSANSQPAQRNKRSRPPVLPSTMPDSSLQGIWKSPVESPPFPYRDSQHTRDLYPSPRFSSTATSFLGFGGNSPASNKSIYWSNRLENPTEPFSPISLKEPGEKRQGIGSGCRLFGIQLLENSNAEESLQAASLSRRVGDDESDQHSEPSNVNRSDIPSVSCDADKSCLRSPQESQSRQIRSCTKVHMQGMAVGRAVDLTRFDGYEDLLRKLEEMFDIEGELCGPTKKWLVVYTDNEDDRMMVGDDPWLEFCNVVRKIFIYTPEEVKKLSPKIGLLINEEGKPSKLDSEAVVNPEDQSSIVGPGC from the exons ATGGCTTCCAATCAAATGTCAGCTACAACCCCTGCAG GGGCAACGAATGATGCTTTATACAAGGAATTGTGGCATGCGTGTGCTGGACCGCTTGTCACTCTTCCTCGTGAAGGGGAGAGAGTTTATTACTTCCCTCAAGGTCACATGGAACAG CTTGAGGCGTCTATGAATCAGGGATTAGAGCAGCAAATGCCTTCCTTTAATCTTCCTTCTAAAATATTATGTAAAGTGGTCAATATTCATCTCCGG GCTGAACCTGAAACAGATGAAGTATATGCACAAATAACTTTGCTACCTGAATCCGAT CAAAGTGAGGTGACAAGCCCAGATGATCCTCTGCCCGAACCTCCAAGGTGTACAGTTCATTCATTTTGCAAGACACTTACTGCTTCTGACACTAGCACTCATGGAGGTTTCTCTGTTCTTCGAAGACATGCGGATGATTGTCTACCACCACTG GACATGACTCAGCAGCCACCATGGCAAGAATTGGTTGCAACTGATTTGCATGGGAATGAATGGCATTTTCGACATATTTTTCGTG GGCAACCCAGGCGCCACTTACTGACCACTGGATGGAGTGTCTTTGTTAGTTCCAAGAAATTAGTAGCTGGAGACGCATTTATATTCTTAAG GGGTGAAAATGGAGAACTCCGAGTTGGAGTCAGGAGGCTCATGAGACAGCAAAGCAATATGCCATCTTCTGTTATATCTAGTCACAGCATGCATCTTGGTGTTCTGGCCACTGCATCTCACGCCATTTCCACTGGAACATTGTTTTCTGTGTTTTATAAGCCCAG AACAAGCCGGTCAGAGTTTATTGTGAGTATTAACAAATATCTCGAAGCTCGAAATCATAAACTTTCTGTTGGGATGCGATTCAAAATGAGGTTCGAGGGTGATGAAGTACCTGAACGAAG GTTTAGCGGTACAATTGTAGGTGTAGAAGATAATAAATCATCCATCTGGGCTAATTCTGAGTGGCGATCATTAAAG GTTCAATGGGATGAACCATCATCAATTTTGCGTCCGGATAGAGTTTCTCCATGGGAATTAGAGCCACTTTTGTCTACCCCTTCTGCAAACTCCCAGCCAGCTCAACGAAACAAGAGATCACGCCCCCCTGTTCTACCTTCCACAATGCCCGATTCTTCTTTGCAAG GTATATGGAAATCACCAGTTGAATCTCCACCATTCCCTTATCGTGACTCTCAACATACTCGAGACCTCTATCCATCCCCAAGATTCAGCTCTACTGCGACTAGCTTTCTTGGCTTTGGTGGGAACAGTCCTGCTTCTAACAAGTCAATATATTGGTCTAATAGATTGGAAAACCCTACAGAACCTTTTTCACCTATATCACTTAAAGAACCCGGAGAAAAGAGACAGGGCATTGGAAGTGGCTGTAGGCTCTTTGGGATTCAGTTACTTGAGAATTCTAATGCAGAAGAAAGTCTGCAAGCAGCTTCTTTGTCAAGAAGGGTTGGTGATGATGAGTCTGACCAACATTCTGAACCATCAAATGTTAATCGGTCTGATATTCCTTCAGTAAGTTGTGATGCTGACAAATCATGCCTACGGTCTCCTCAGGAGTCGCAAAGCAGACAAATAAGAAGTTGCACAAAG GTTCACATGCAAGGTATGGCTGTTGGAAGGGCTGTGGATTTAACACGTTTTGATGGATATGAGGATCTGCTTAGGAAATTGGAAGAGATGTTTGACATTGAGGGTGAGCTCTGTGGACCAACAAAAAAATGGCTAGTTGTTTACACCGACAATGAAGATGATAGGATGATGGTCGGGGATGATCCATGGCT TGAATTTTGTAACGTTGTGAGGAAAATTTTCATCTACACACCAGAAGAGGTGAAGAAGCTTTCACCCAAAATAGGTCTTCTGATCAATGAAGAAGGTAAACCAAGCAAACTGGATTCCGAAGCAGTTGTCAATCCGGAGGACCAGTCATCTATTGTGGGGCCTGGTTGCTAA
- the LOC131645197 gene encoding uncharacterized protein LOC131645197 produces the protein MPLSRFAAEAFGVVTICLVAILILLGLICIAYSFYFRSRINSQGFVQLNYFSGPWIIRITFILFVFWWGLGEIIRIALLRRALHLKWKETVCKCYIVSSMGFAEPCLFLTLVFLLRAPLQRLETGIMSQKWNVKTSGYIILYCLPMFLLQLFVIWVGPQLDKNKGIWKKLPHYFTSTVASSSVAGGNDDIALCTYPLLSTVLLGLFAVILTSYLFWLGSRILKLVINKGLQKRVYTLLFSVLCFLPLRVLFLGLSVLSEPENLMFEALVFLAFLALVCCSGLCMCTLVYRPIADCLALGNLQDLEARTRRFNDEHNETASLIANQSHPEDNVEENARPSPGRYSDESTKRGSISFRTMEKGVGSTGTFVELSLFSPSRSATPPGSPSLPGWPMQSPTQVIGP, from the coding sequence ATGCCCCTGTCGAGATTTGCTGCCGAAGCATTCGGTGTGGTGACAATTTGTCTAGTAGCCATCTTGATTCTTCTTGGGTTGATATGCATTGCTTACTCCTTCTACTTCCGCTCTCGTATTAATAGTCAAGGTTTTGTTCAGCTCAATTATTTTAGTGGTCCTTGGATTATTAGAATAACATTCATCCTATTTGTTTTCTGGTGGGGTCTAGGTGAGATTATTCGGATAGCTTTGTTAAGACGTGCCCTGCACTTAAAATGGAAGGAAACTGTTTGCAAATGTTACATTGTATCGAGCATGGGATTTGCAGAACCGTGCCTCTTCCTCACACTTGTGTTTCTCCTCCGTGCACCCTTGCAGAGGTTGGAAACTGGAATTATGAGCCAAAAATGGAATGTGAAGACATCTGGGTACATTATTCTTTACTGCCTTCCAATGTTTCTTCTCCAGCTTTTTGTTATTTGGGTCGGCCCTCAGTTGGACAAGAATAAGGGTATTTGGAAAAAATTGCCTCATTATTTTACAAGTACAGTTGCCTCCTCTTCAGTGGCAGGGGGGAATGATGATATTGCACTCTGTACTTACCCTTTACTTAGTACTGTTCTCCTTGGCCTCTTTGCCGTTATACTGACTTCCTACCTATTTTGGCTTGGTAGTCGGATTTTGAAATTAGTCATCAACAAAGGTCTGCAAAAAAGGGTCTACACATTGCTGTTCTCTGTTTTGTGTTTCCTTCCATTAAGGGTTCTTTTTCTTGGTTTATCTGTTTTATCTGAACCTGAGAATTTAATGTTTGAAGCCTTAGTTTTCTTGGCTTTTCTTGCACTTGTATGTTGTTCTGGGTTGTGCATGTGCACACTTGTGTACCGTCCAATTGCAGATTGTTTAGCACTGGGAAATCTACAAGACTTGGAGGCTAGGACTAGGAGGTTTAACGATGAACATAATGAAACTGCATCCCTTATTGCTAACCAGAGTCATCCTGAAGATAATGTTGAGGAAAATGCTCGGCCTAGTCCTGGTAGGTATTCTGATGAATCAACAAAGCGGGGATCAATTTCATTTCGGACAATGGAAAAGGGTGTCGGTTCAACTGGAACATTTGTAGAACTTAGCCTATTCTCTCCCAGCCGCAGTGCAACACCTCCCGGATCTCCGTCTCTTCCAGGTTGGCCCATGCAATCTCCAACCCAAGTTATTGGACCCTAG